A single genomic interval of Neisseria leonii harbors:
- a CDS encoding GNAT family N-acetyltransferase — protein sequence MKRKPLIRPTEPHDYEGLYKLYACPEVCRQTLQLPDLSAADWQRRLAAIPDYVHSFVAADLADGQILGNIALTVETRPRRRHAGSLVMAVRPDCHRQGIGSVLMQTVTDLADNWLNLARLELQVFTDNAPAVALYRKSGFETEGVLQDYAYRNGRLCALYSMARLRRSIAADSSGSTAAGHIE from the coding sequence ATGAAACGCAAACCGCTGATCCGTCCAACCGAACCGCATGATTATGAAGGGCTGTACAAGCTGTATGCCTGCCCCGAAGTCTGCCGCCAAACGCTGCAACTGCCAGATTTGAGCGCGGCAGACTGGCAGCGGCGGCTGGCCGCCATTCCCGATTATGTGCATTCGTTTGTGGCGGCCGATCTGGCTGACGGGCAGATTCTGGGCAATATCGCACTGACGGTCGAAACCCGGCCGCGCCGCCGTCATGCGGGCAGTTTGGTCATGGCCGTCCGTCCCGACTGCCACAGACAGGGCATCGGTTCGGTACTGATGCAGACTGTTACCGATCTGGCGGACAACTGGCTGAATCTGGCCCGGCTCGAATTGCAGGTATTTACCGACAACGCCCCTGCGGTTGCCCTGTACCGCAAATCCGGCTTTGAGACGGAAGGTGTTTTGCAGGATTATGCCTACCGCAACGGCCGGCTGTGTGCGTTGTACAGCATGGCACGGTTGCGCCGGAGCATTGCGGCCGACAGCAGCGGTTCAACTGCGGCCGGCCATATCGAATAA
- the grxB gene encoding glutaredoxin 2: MKLYTYDHCPFCVRARMIFGLHRLEFEEVVLANDDEATPVAMIGAKQVPVLEKTDGSYLAESLDIVRYIDHLGGRPLLDEAVRPEVSDWIARTADTVRRLVHPRVVLIGLPEFATQSSADYFTRKKEAAIGCFADNLAQSETLLVQLHGDLADLAELAVSEQAFGGRLGLEDILIFPLLRNLTMVRGLQLPPKLAAYTAKMSAETAVPLYTDQAV, translated from the coding sequence ATGAAACTTTATACTTACGACCATTGCCCGTTCTGCGTGCGGGCGCGCATGATTTTCGGCCTGCACCGGCTGGAGTTTGAAGAAGTGGTGCTGGCCAATGACGATGAAGCCACACCGGTGGCCATGATCGGTGCCAAGCAGGTGCCGGTTTTGGAAAAAACAGACGGCAGCTATCTGGCTGAAAGTCTGGACATTGTCCGTTATATCGACCATTTGGGCGGCCGGCCGCTGCTGGATGAAGCGGTACGCCCCGAAGTGTCGGACTGGATAGCGCGCACGGCCGATACGGTACGCCGACTGGTACATCCGCGCGTCGTATTAATCGGCCTGCCCGAATTTGCCACGCAAAGTTCAGCCGATTATTTCACACGCAAGAAAGAAGCCGCTATCGGCTGTTTTGCCGACAATCTGGCGCAAAGCGAAACCTTATTGGTACAACTGCACGGGGATTTGGCCGATTTGGCAGAGCTGGCCGTATCCGAACAGGCATTCGGCGGACGGTTGGGGTTGGAAGATATTCTGATTTTCCCGCTGCTGCGCAATCTGACCATGGTGCGCGGCCTGCAACTGCCGCCCAAGCTGGCGGCCTATACGGCAAAAATGTCCGCTGAAACGGCCGTACCGTTATATACGGATCAAGCGGTTTAA
- a CDS encoding DUF4442 domain-containing protein: MLRRRFRHPRLARLMLNLWPPLLLSGIQVTELSDDFRRMKTRLKNWPGTRNLHGAQFGGNLFALTDAAYAIMLNHMIGDQYYVWDKSAHIDFIRPGRGEVSIECVLTDDMMADIYRHTADGGKYLPEYEVVIKDKAGETVAVARRTLYIRLKPEFRPQKTTPAQ; this comes from the coding sequence ATGCTGCGCCGCCGTTTCCGCCACCCCCGCCTCGCCCGCCTGATGCTGAACCTCTGGCCGCCGCTGCTGCTGAGCGGCATTCAAGTTACCGAATTGTCCGACGACTTCCGCCGTATGAAAACCCGCCTGAAAAACTGGCCGGGTACGCGCAATCTGCACGGCGCACAATTCGGCGGCAACCTGTTTGCCCTGACCGATGCCGCCTACGCCATCATGCTCAACCACATGATCGGCGATCAATATTATGTCTGGGACAAATCCGCCCATATCGACTTTATCCGCCCCGGCCGCGGCGAAGTTTCCATCGAATGCGTGCTGACCGACGACATGATGGCCGACATCTACCGCCACACCGCCGACGGCGGCAAATACCTGCCCGAGTATGAAGTCGTCATCAAAGACAAAGCGGGCGAAACCGTCGCCGTCGCCCGCCGAACACTGTATATCCGTCTCAAACCCGAATTCCGGCCACAGAAAACCACGCCGGCGCAATAA
- a CDS encoding folate-binding protein YgfZ: MNRTLLPFFSLIRVSGDDAAAFLHGQLSNHIEGLAVGQACYATYNTPKGRVSANMIVLRREADFLLITAADVAENLMKRLRLFVLRAKAVFEPLPDWGVAAEWPDSLMPKPAAEPSLNFPAAFSDGLIRIALPHGGTWLAGPRESLPVYSETAEQAWQAHEILSGYPWIAAATADSSVAQMLNQHIIGGIHFKKGCYPGQEIIARAQYRGQVKRGLAVLASSRPLEAGSPVYTENEEAGLIINSAPQQGRAVHLAVIKHAAAARPLNAADCPLTVEHLFFATAIQE; encoded by the coding sequence ATGAACCGCACACTCCTGCCCTTTTTCAGCCTGATCCGCGTCAGCGGCGATGATGCTGCCGCTTTTCTCCACGGCCAGCTGTCCAACCATATTGAAGGTCTGGCCGTCGGACAAGCCTGTTACGCCACCTACAACACGCCCAAAGGCCGCGTGTCGGCCAATATGATTGTGCTGCGCCGCGAAGCCGATTTCCTGCTGATAACCGCCGCCGATGTGGCGGAAAATCTGATGAAGCGGCTGCGCCTGTTTGTCCTGCGCGCCAAAGCCGTATTCGAGCCGCTGCCCGATTGGGGCGTGGCCGCCGAATGGCCGGACAGCCTGATGCCGAAACCCGCTGCCGAACCTTCATTAAACTTTCCCGCCGCGTTTTCAGACGGCCTGATCCGCATCGCCCTGCCCCACGGCGGCACATGGCTGGCCGGCCCGCGCGAATCTTTGCCGGTTTACAGCGAAACGGCCGAACAGGCATGGCAGGCACATGAAATCCTCAGCGGCTACCCGTGGATTGCCGCCGCCACCGCCGACAGCTCGGTCGCCCAAATGCTCAACCAGCACATCATCGGCGGCATCCATTTCAAAAAAGGCTGCTATCCCGGCCAGGAAATCATCGCCCGCGCCCAATACCGCGGCCAAGTCAAGCGCGGCTTAGCCGTACTGGCTTCGAGCCGCCCGCTTGAAGCGGGCAGCCCCGTGTACACAGAGAACGAAGAAGCCGGCCTCATCATCAACAGCGCGCCGCAACAAGGACGTGCCGTCCATTTGGCCGTCATCAAACACGCCGCCGCAGCCCGCCCGCTGAACGCGGCCGACTGCCCGCTGACCGTTGAACATCTGTTCTTTGCAACCGCCATTCAGGAGTAA
- the ttcA gene encoding tRNA 2-thiocytidine(32) synthetase TtcA: MSKKTKTELENNKLNKRLRHAVGDAVNDFHMIENGDKIMVCLSGGKDSYALLDILRQLQASAPVDFELVAVNLDQKQPGFPAHILPDYLDSIGVPYKIVEEDTYSVVKRVIEEGKTTCSLCSRLRRGVLYRTAKELGCTKIALGHHRDDILETLFLNMFYGGKLKAMPPKLVSDNGEHIVIRPLAYVKEKDLVRYAEWKQFPIIPCNLCGSQPNLQRQVIKEMLQDWDKRFPGRIESMFSALQNVVPSHLADTELFDFPALQRGQKLKHGGDLAFDKETVPARFSDGLDEEDGGTPVPTAAPARKVINILASKPKNS, from the coding sequence ATGTCCAAAAAAACCAAAACCGAACTCGAAAACAACAAGCTCAACAAGCGTCTGCGCCATGCCGTTGGCGATGCCGTGAACGATTTCCATATGATTGAAAACGGCGACAAAATCATGGTATGCCTCTCCGGCGGCAAAGACAGTTACGCGCTCTTGGACATTCTGCGCCAGCTCCAAGCCTCCGCACCGGTCGATTTCGAGCTGGTCGCGGTCAATCTCGACCAAAAACAGCCCGGCTTCCCCGCACATATCCTGCCCGATTATCTCGACAGTATCGGCGTGCCGTACAAAATCGTGGAAGAAGACACGTATTCCGTCGTCAAGCGCGTGATCGAAGAAGGCAAAACCACCTGCTCGCTGTGCAGCCGTCTGCGCCGGGGGGTGCTGTACCGTACCGCCAAAGAATTGGGCTGCACCAAAATCGCGCTGGGCCACCACCGCGACGATATTCTGGAAACCCTGTTTCTCAATATGTTTTACGGCGGCAAACTCAAAGCCATGCCGCCCAAGCTGGTGAGCGACAACGGCGAGCATATCGTCATCCGCCCGCTGGCTTATGTGAAAGAAAAAGATTTGGTGCGCTATGCCGAATGGAAACAGTTTCCGATTATCCCGTGCAATCTGTGCGGCTCGCAGCCCAATCTGCAACGCCAAGTCATCAAAGAAATGCTGCAAGACTGGGACAAACGCTTTCCCGGCCGCATCGAAAGCATGTTTTCCGCCCTGCAAAACGTCGTCCCCTCGCATCTGGCCGATACCGAGCTTTTCGACTTTCCCGCCCTGCAACGCGGCCAGAAACTGAAACACGGCGGCGATTTGGCGTTTGATAAAGAAACCGTGCCCGCCCGTTTTTCAGACGGCCTTGATGAAGAAGATGGCGGAACGCCCGTCCCAACCGCCGCACCGGCGCGCAAAGTCATCAATATTCTGGCGAGCAAACCGAAAAACAGCTGA
- a CDS encoding lipoprotein-releasing ABC transporter permease subunit, producing the protein MASLETWIGLRYLRAKKRNGFMSFITLVSVAGIALGVTALIVVLSVMNGFQKEIRGQLLNVAPHAEIGYYDAEAGDWRDLRRLAADNPAVLAAAPYVADQALLANAGEVRGVQVRGIEPAEEKNVVDYWQKMTAGSLDDLRPGSFDIILGQNLAEALDAQVGGQVTVITPEGNITPAGMVPRLKQFNVVGIVKTGVYEMDNTLAVIHMKDAQVLYRLGDGVSGVRLKLADPQNAPALTPKLLPEALKDQAWARDWTFSNKTYFDAVELEKRMMFIILTLIIAVAAFNLVSSLVMAVTEKQADIAILRTLGLPPNGVMKIFMVQGAFAGLAGTAIGVVSGVLLGWQVGRILAFFENLFGVNLINSQVYFIDYLPSRVVWQEVLLIAAVSLLLAFLATLYPSWRASRTQPAEALRYE; encoded by the coding sequence ATGGCTTCTTTGGAAACTTGGATCGGCCTGCGCTATCTGCGGGCGAAAAAGCGCAACGGCTTTATGTCGTTTATCACGCTGGTATCGGTGGCGGGCATTGCGCTGGGTGTCACGGCACTGATTGTGGTGCTTTCGGTGATGAACGGTTTTCAGAAGGAAATCCGCGGCCAGCTTCTGAATGTCGCGCCGCATGCCGAAATCGGCTATTACGATGCTGAGGCGGGCGACTGGCGGGATTTGCGCAGGCTGGCGGCGGACAATCCTGCCGTGCTGGCCGCCGCGCCGTATGTGGCCGATCAGGCACTGCTGGCCAACGCGGGCGAGGTGCGCGGCGTGCAGGTGCGCGGCATTGAGCCTGCCGAAGAGAAAAATGTCGTGGATTATTGGCAGAAAATGACGGCAGGCAGTCTGGACGATCTGCGCCCGGGCAGCTTCGATATTATTCTCGGACAGAACCTGGCCGAAGCATTGGATGCGCAGGTGGGCGGACAGGTTACCGTGATTACGCCGGAGGGTAATATCACGCCGGCCGGTATGGTGCCGCGCCTGAAACAGTTTAATGTGGTGGGCATTGTGAAAACCGGCGTTTACGAAATGGACAATACGCTGGCCGTTATCCACATGAAAGACGCGCAGGTGCTGTATCGGTTGGGAGACGGGGTGAGCGGTGTGCGCCTGAAACTGGCCGACCCGCAGAATGCGCCCGCGCTTACGCCCAAGCTGCTGCCGGAAGCCCTGAAAGATCAGGCATGGGCGCGCGACTGGACGTTCAGCAATAAAACCTATTTCGATGCGGTGGAACTGGAAAAGCGCATGATGTTTATTATTCTGACGCTGATTATTGCCGTGGCGGCGTTTAATCTGGTGTCCTCGCTGGTGATGGCCGTTACCGAAAAGCAGGCCGATATTGCCATTTTGCGTACGCTGGGACTGCCGCCCAACGGCGTGATGAAGATTTTTATGGTGCAGGGCGCATTTGCCGGTTTGGCCGGCACGGCAATCGGCGTGGTATCCGGCGTGCTGCTGGGCTGGCAGGTTGGGCGGATTCTGGCTTTTTTTGAAAATCTGTTCGGCGTGAATCTGATTAATTCCCAAGTCTATTTTATCGACTACCTGCCCAGCCGGGTGGTGTGGCAGGAAGTGCTGCTGATTGCCGCCGTTTCGCTGCTGCTGGCGTTTCTCGCCACGCTGTATCCGAGCTGGCGCGCATCGCGCACGCAACCGGCGGAGGCTTTGCGTTATGAATAA
- the lolD gene encoding lipoprotein-releasing ABC transporter ATP-binding protein LolD: protein MNNPVLQAEAVCKSYQDGELNVCVLDNLNLNVAAGESVGIIGSSGSGKSTLLHILGGLDLPTAGSVRILGQDLAQLGAKALGQWRNRHLGFVYQFHHLLPEFSALENVMMPLLIARQPKEKAEEQALAMLDRVGLKARVRHRPSELSGGERQRAAIARALVTRPSCLLADEPTGNLDRKNAHHILDMMLDLKNELGTALVVVTHDDDLARRFDRILSMQDGRLA, encoded by the coding sequence ATGAATAATCCGGTATTGCAGGCAGAGGCCGTCTGTAAAAGTTATCAGGACGGCGAGCTGAACGTATGTGTGTTGGATAATTTGAATCTGAATGTCGCTGCGGGCGAGAGCGTGGGCATTATCGGCTCTTCCGGCAGCGGCAAATCCACCCTGCTGCATATTCTGGGCGGTTTGGACCTGCCCACGGCGGGCAGCGTGCGTATTCTGGGGCAGGATTTGGCGCAGTTGGGCGCAAAAGCTTTGGGGCAGTGGCGCAACCGCCATCTGGGCTTTGTTTATCAGTTTCATCATCTGCTGCCCGAATTTTCCGCGTTGGAAAACGTGATGATGCCGCTGCTGATTGCCCGACAGCCCAAGGAAAAAGCCGAAGAACAGGCGCTGGCGATGCTGGACAGGGTGGGGCTGAAAGCGCGGGTGCGGCACAGGCCGTCTGAATTGTCCGGCGGCGAACGCCAGCGGGCGGCCATTGCGCGCGCACTGGTTACCCGCCCGTCCTGCCTGCTGGCCGACGAGCCGACGGGCAACCTCGACCGCAAAAACGCACACCATATCCTCGATATGATGCTGGATTTGAAAAACGAATTGGGTACGGCGCTGGTGGTGGTCACACACGATGACGATCTGGCACGGCGTTTCGACCGTATCCTGAGTATGCAGGACGGGCGTTTGGCTTAA
- the asd gene encoding archaetidylserine decarboxylase (Phosphatidylserine decarboxylase is synthesized as a single chain precursor. Generation of the pyruvoyl active site from a Ser is coupled to cleavage of a Gly-Ser bond between the larger (beta) and smaller (alpha chains). It is an integral membrane protein.) gives MPLKPYREPRCGERAKIALHYLLPQLALTRAAGWLAERRWGGATRLMIQLFAGQYGVNWQEAAKGPSEFASFNEFFIRKLKDGARPIDADSDALCLPADGRVSEAGAADGRRLIQAKGHFFTLDALLAGDKALADAFSDGLFLTTYLSPRDYHRVHMPCDGVLRKMIYVPGALFSVNPFLAEHIPNLFARNERVICIFDTDFGPVAQILVGATVTASISTVWAGVVNPPRSRTVRVWDYPAEGDSAVRLAKGAEMGAFRLGSTVINLFAPDKVALLPHLTAGAVTRMGGKMAVKTASESA, from the coding sequence ATGCCTTTGAAACCATACCGCGAACCCCGTTGCGGCGAACGGGCAAAAATCGCGCTGCATTATCTTTTGCCGCAGTTGGCACTGACCCGTGCCGCCGGCTGGCTGGCCGAGCGCCGCTGGGGCGGAGCCACCCGGCTGATGATTCAACTCTTTGCCGGGCAATACGGCGTCAATTGGCAGGAAGCGGCCAAAGGGCCGTCTGAATTTGCTTCGTTCAATGAATTTTTTATCCGCAAACTGAAAGACGGCGCACGCCCGATTGATGCCGATTCCGATGCGTTATGCCTGCCTGCCGACGGCAGGGTGAGCGAGGCCGGTGCGGCGGACGGACGGCGGCTGATTCAGGCCAAAGGGCATTTTTTCACACTGGACGCATTGCTGGCAGGCGATAAGGCTTTGGCAGACGCGTTTTCAGACGGCCTGTTTCTGACCACTTACCTGTCGCCGCGCGATTACCACCGCGTGCATATGCCGTGCGACGGCGTTTTGCGCAAAATGATTTATGTGCCGGGCGCGCTGTTTTCTGTGAATCCGTTTTTGGCCGAACACATTCCGAATCTGTTTGCGCGCAACGAGCGGGTGATTTGCATATTCGATACCGATTTCGGCCCGGTGGCGCAGATTTTGGTGGGCGCGACGGTAACGGCCAGCATCAGCACGGTGTGGGCGGGCGTGGTCAATCCGCCGCGCAGCCGTACCGTGCGTGTGTGGGACTACCCGGCAGAGGGCGACAGTGCGGTGCGTTTGGCCAAAGGTGCGGAGATGGGCGCGTTCCGCTTGGGTTCGACCGTGATTAACCTGTTTGCACCGGATAAGGTTGCCTTGCTGCCGCATCTGACGGCGGGCGCGGTAACACGGATGGGCGGAAAAATGGCGGTGAAAACCGCATCTGAATCAGCATAA
- the rlmB gene encoding 23S rRNA (guanosine(2251)-2'-O)-methyltransferase RlmB, whose protein sequence is MSNQRLIYGFHAVNARLWQNPKSITELYIQEGRQDARIRDVLEKAAAENIRIHFADTQRLNNIAKGARHQGVAGFIDASKNHIHLEDVLENLQEPPFLLILDSITDPHNLGACLRTADAMGVHAVIAPKDKSAGLNATVSKVACGAAETVPYITVTNLARTLRELKEYGIWIVGTDTGGKSDLFHYTIPQSVAWVMGNEGEGMRRLTREHCDELVSVPMFGTVESMNVSVSAGMVLAETRRQRVSQQD, encoded by the coding sequence ATGTCCAACCAACGCCTGATTTACGGCTTTCACGCCGTCAATGCCCGCCTGTGGCAAAACCCGAAATCCATCACCGAACTCTATATTCAGGAAGGCCGTCAGGACGCGCGTATCCGCGATGTACTGGAAAAAGCCGCCGCCGAAAACATACGTATCCATTTTGCCGATACACAACGCCTGAATAACATCGCCAAAGGCGCGCGCCATCAGGGCGTGGCCGGATTTATCGATGCCAGCAAAAACCATATCCATTTGGAGGATGTGCTGGAAAACCTGCAAGAGCCGCCTTTCCTTTTGATCTTGGACAGTATCACCGACCCGCACAATCTCGGTGCCTGCCTGCGCACGGCCGACGCGATGGGTGTACACGCCGTGATTGCGCCGAAAGACAAAAGCGCGGGCCTGAACGCCACCGTCAGCAAAGTGGCCTGCGGTGCCGCCGAAACCGTCCCCTACATCACCGTAACCAATCTGGCCCGCACCCTGCGCGAACTGAAAGAATACGGCATTTGGATTGTCGGCACCGACACGGGCGGCAAAAGCGACCTGTTCCATTACACTATTCCGCAAAGCGTGGCCTGGGTGATGGGCAACGAGGGCGAAGGGATGCGCCGCCTGACCCGCGAACATTGCGACGAACTGGTGTCCGTTCCGATGTTCGGCACCGTAGAAAGCATGAATGTTTCCGTTTCCGCCGGCATGGTGCTGGCCGAAACCCGCCGCCAGCGTGTATCGCAACAGGACTGA
- the cmk gene encoding (d)CMP kinase, whose product MQTKVIAIDGPGASGKGTVASRVADALGWDYLDSGALYRLTALYARRQGAEWEDEAAVARLAADLPVAFSDGRVWLAGEDVSGEIRTEAVGMGASAVARFPAVRAALLQRQRDFLTDKGLVADGRDMGSVVFPDAVLKVFLTADARVRAERRAKQLGLPPHGVAFDRILADIEARDEADRRRSAAPLKQAEDALLLDTSDMGVDEAVKKVLDWYEKK is encoded by the coding sequence ATGCAGACAAAAGTAATCGCCATTGACGGGCCGGGCGCATCGGGCAAAGGGACGGTGGCTTCGCGCGTGGCGGACGCATTGGGCTGGGACTATCTCGATTCGGGCGCGCTTTACCGCCTGACTGCTCTGTATGCGCGCAGGCAGGGCGCGGAATGGGAAGACGAAGCGGCGGTGGCGCGCTTGGCCGCCGATTTGCCCGTCGCGTTTTCAGACGGCCGCGTTTGGCTGGCAGGAGAGGATGTTTCCGGTGAAATCCGTACCGAAGCAGTGGGTATGGGGGCTTCCGCCGTGGCGCGTTTTCCGGCGGTGCGCGCCGCCCTGTTGCAGCGTCAGCGGGATTTCCTGACCGACAAAGGGCTGGTGGCAGACGGGCGCGATATGGGATCGGTGGTGTTTCCCGATGCCGTCTTAAAAGTTTTTTTAACGGCTGATGCACGGGTGCGTGCCGAACGGCGGGCAAAACAGCTGGGACTGCCGCCGCACGGTGTGGCGTTTGACCGGATTCTGGCCGACATCGAAGCGCGCGACGAGGCCGACCGCCGCCGCTCCGCCGCACCGCTCAAACAGGCAGAGGACGCGCTGCTGCTGGACACTTCCGATATGGGCGTGGACGAGGCGGTAAAAAAAGTGCTTGATTGGTATGAAAAAAAATAA